The following are encoded in a window of Mustela nigripes isolate SB6536 chromosome 1, MUSNIG.SB6536, whole genome shotgun sequence genomic DNA:
- the CCNI gene encoding cyclin-I isoform X1, producing MKFPGPLENQRLSFLLEKAISREAQMWKVNVPKMPTNQNVSPSQRDEVIQWLAKLKYQFNLYPETFALASSLLDRFLATVKAHPKYLSCIAISCFFLAAKTVEEDERIPVLKVLARDSFCGCSSSEILRMERIILDKLNWDLHTATPLDFLHIFHAIAVSTRPQLLFSLPRLSPSQHLAVLTKQLLHCMACNQLLQFKGSMLALAMVSLEMEKLIPDWLPLTIELLQKAQMESSQLIHCRELAAHHLSSLQSCPPLNSVYVYRPLKHTLVTCDKGVFRFQPSSVPGPDLGFSKDTSKPDAAVRGAAAFYHRVSAAGACKQTSAKRKVEEMEVEDFYDGIKRLYNEDSAPENVGSVCGTDLSRQEGPASPCPPLQPVSVM from the exons AATGTTTCTCCATCCCAGAGAGATGAAGTGATTCAGTGGCTGGCCAAACTCAAGTACCAATTCAACCTTTACCCAGAAACATTTGCTCTGGCTAGCAGTCTTTTGGACAGGTTTTTAGCTACtgtaaag GCCCATCCAAAATACTTGAGTTGTATCGCGATCAGCTGTTTTTTCCTAGCTGCCAAGACTGTGGAGGAGGATGAg AGAATTCCAGTACTGAAGGTGTTGGCAAGAGACAGTTTCTGTGGATGTTCTTCATCTGAAATTCTGAGGATGGAGAGAATTATTCTGGATAAGTTGAACTGGGATCTTCACACAGCTACACCATTGGATTTTCTTCACATT tttCATGCCATTGCAGTGTCAACTAGGCCTCAGTTACTTTTCAGTTTGCCCAGACTGAGCCCATCTCAACATCTGGCTGTCCTTACCAAGCAACTCCTTCACTGTATGGCCTGCAACCAACTTCTGCAATTCAAAGGATCCATGCTTGCTCTGGCCATGGTTAGTTTGGAAATGGAGAAACTTATTCCTGATTGGCTTCCTCTGACGATTGAGCTGCTTCAGAAAGCACAG ATGGAGAGCTCCCAGCTGATCCACTGCCGGGAGCTCGCGGCGCATCACCTTTCCTCTCTGCAGTCTTGCCCGCCTCTCAATTCCGTGTATGTCTACCGGCCCCTCAAGCACACCCTGGTGACCTGTGACAAAGGAGTGTTCAGATTCCAGCCCTCCTCTGTCCCAGGCCCAGATTTAGGTTTCTCCAAGGACACCAGCAAACCGGACGCGGCGGTCAGAGGCGCAGCAGCCTTCTACCACCGTGTCTCGGCGGCCGGCGCGTGCAAGCAGACGTCGGCCAAGCGCAAAGTGGAGGAGATGGAAGTGGAGGACTTCTACGACGGCATCAAGCGGCTCTACAACGAAGACAGTGCGCCAGAGAACGTGGGTTCTGTCTGTGGCACTGATCTATCGAGGCAGGAGGGACCCGCTTCCCCTTGTCCGCCTTTGCAGCCGGTTTCTGTCATGTAA
- the CCNI gene encoding cyclin-I isoform X2, with the protein MTPHRHCEAYSSAGEEEEEEEEEEKNVSPSQRDEVIQWLAKLKYQFNLYPETFALASSLLDRFLATVKAHPKYLSCIAISCFFLAAKTVEEDERIPVLKVLARDSFCGCSSSEILRMERIILDKLNWDLHTATPLDFLHIFHAIAVSTRPQLLFSLPRLSPSQHLAVLTKQLLHCMACNQLLQFKGSMLALAMVSLEMEKLIPDWLPLTIELLQKAQMESSQLIHCRELAAHHLSSLQSCPPLNSVYVYRPLKHTLVTCDKGVFRFQPSSVPGPDLGFSKDTSKPDAAVRGAAAFYHRVSAAGACKQTSAKRKVEEMEVEDFYDGIKRLYNEDSAPENVGSVCGTDLSRQEGPASPCPPLQPVSVM; encoded by the exons AATGTTTCTCCATCCCAGAGAGATGAAGTGATTCAGTGGCTGGCCAAACTCAAGTACCAATTCAACCTTTACCCAGAAACATTTGCTCTGGCTAGCAGTCTTTTGGACAGGTTTTTAGCTACtgtaaag GCCCATCCAAAATACTTGAGTTGTATCGCGATCAGCTGTTTTTTCCTAGCTGCCAAGACTGTGGAGGAGGATGAg AGAATTCCAGTACTGAAGGTGTTGGCAAGAGACAGTTTCTGTGGATGTTCTTCATCTGAAATTCTGAGGATGGAGAGAATTATTCTGGATAAGTTGAACTGGGATCTTCACACAGCTACACCATTGGATTTTCTTCACATT tttCATGCCATTGCAGTGTCAACTAGGCCTCAGTTACTTTTCAGTTTGCCCAGACTGAGCCCATCTCAACATCTGGCTGTCCTTACCAAGCAACTCCTTCACTGTATGGCCTGCAACCAACTTCTGCAATTCAAAGGATCCATGCTTGCTCTGGCCATGGTTAGTTTGGAAATGGAGAAACTTATTCCTGATTGGCTTCCTCTGACGATTGAGCTGCTTCAGAAAGCACAG ATGGAGAGCTCCCAGCTGATCCACTGCCGGGAGCTCGCGGCGCATCACCTTTCCTCTCTGCAGTCTTGCCCGCCTCTCAATTCCGTGTATGTCTACCGGCCCCTCAAGCACACCCTGGTGACCTGTGACAAAGGAGTGTTCAGATTCCAGCCCTCCTCTGTCCCAGGCCCAGATTTAGGTTTCTCCAAGGACACCAGCAAACCGGACGCGGCGGTCAGAGGCGCAGCAGCCTTCTACCACCGTGTCTCGGCGGCCGGCGCGTGCAAGCAGACGTCGGCCAAGCGCAAAGTGGAGGAGATGGAAGTGGAGGACTTCTACGACGGCATCAAGCGGCTCTACAACGAAGACAGTGCGCCAGAGAACGTGGGTTCTGTCTGTGGCACTGATCTATCGAGGCAGGAGGGACCCGCTTCCCCTTGTCCGCCTTTGCAGCCGGTTTCTGTCATGTAA